The following are encoded in a window of Bacteroides sp. AN502(2024) genomic DNA:
- a CDS encoding restriction endonuclease subunit S, with the protein MPNGWEWCKLDDLAFYKKGPFGSSLTKAMFVPKGNDTYKVYEQKNAIQKEEHLGSYYITEEKYQSLIGFAVQPNDIIVSCAGTIGESLVLSDNPDKGIINQALMLIRLFNRNIESFYLLYFDYILKEEAYKESKGTAIKNIPPFDVLKNFYIPIPPLAEQVRIVQEVDKWFEFVDTMENNIANLQTLIIHIKSKILDLAIHGKLVPQDPNDEPAIELLKRINPDFTPCDNGHSRKLPHNWCWIKGKYIFLPMKSVKPSNEEFLYVDIDSIDNKHQIIKELKNIKTANAPSRASRYTQKGDIVFSMVRPYLRNIAKIEIDGCIASTGFYVCSPIKEVLQPNYCYYLMISDYVVNGLNMFMKGDNSPSINKGNIDDWLFPLPPLTEQQHIVQKIEELFSSLDDIQKALEV; encoded by the coding sequence GTGCCGAATGGGTGGGAATGGTGTAAACTGGATGATTTAGCCTTTTACAAAAAAGGACCATTTGGAAGCAGCTTGACCAAAGCAATGTTTGTCCCTAAAGGTAATGATACATATAAAGTTTATGAACAAAAAAACGCTATTCAAAAGGAGGAACATTTAGGATCATATTATATAACTGAAGAAAAGTATCAGTCGCTTATTGGTTTTGCTGTTCAACCGAATGACATTATAGTAAGTTGCGCTGGTACTATTGGTGAATCCTTAGTTCTATCGGATAATCCAGATAAGGGTATTATCAATCAAGCCTTAATGCTCATTAGATTATTCAATCGTAATATTGAAAGTTTCTATTTACTTTATTTTGATTATATCCTAAAAGAAGAAGCTTATAAAGAAAGTAAAGGTACTGCTATCAAAAATATCCCACCATTTGATGTTCTTAAGAATTTTTACATACCCATCCCTCCATTAGCTGAACAGGTAAGAATCGTTCAAGAGGTTGATAAATGGTTTGAATTTGTCGATACGATGGAAAATAATATCGCAAATCTGCAAACCCTAATCATTCACATCAAAAGTAAAATCCTTGACCTCGCTATTCATGGCAAACTCGTACCCCAAGACCCAAATGATGAGCCTGCTATTGAATTGTTGAAACGCATAAATCCCGACTTCACACCTTGTGATAATGGGCATAGTAGGAAGTTACCACACAATTGGTGTTGGATAAAAGGTAAATATATCTTTTTGCCAATGAAATCAGTAAAGCCAAGCAATGAAGAGTTTTTGTATGTTGACATTGATTCTATTGATAATAAACATCAAATCATCAAAGAATTAAAAAATATAAAGACTGCCAATGCTCCAAGTCGGGCAAGTCGTTATACACAGAAAGGAGATATTGTATTCTCTATGGTGCGTCCTTATTTGCGAAACATTGCTAAAATAGAGATTGATGGCTGTATAGCATCAACCGGTTTTTACGTGTGCAGTCCTATAAAAGAAGTGTTGCAGCCCAATTATTGCTACTACCTCATGATTTCTGATTATGTTGTAAACGGGCTAAATATGTTTATGAAAGGGGACAATTCTCCATCTATAAATAAAGGGAATATTGACGATTGGCTCTTTCCTTTACCACCTCTTACTGAACAACAACACATCGTTCAAAAGATAGAGGAGCTTTTCTCTTCCCTTGATGACATTCAAAAAGCCTTAGAAGTGTAA
- a CDS encoding relaxase/mobilization nuclease domain-containing protein → MIGKQTKGTSFGGCVRYVLKEEKSKLLEAIGVEGTPEQMAEQFELQSLLNDKVKNIVGHTSLNFSPEDCERLKADDALMLQIAHDYMRLMGIQNTQYIIARHIDREHPHCHIVFNRVDNDGKTISDKNDFRRNEKACKMLTAKYRLHFANGKDHIKEERLRPYDRAKHEIYKALKEELPKVQNWTDLKDALADRDIYMKFKVSRTTREIQGVKFEYNGFSFSGSKVSREFSYLNIDNRLEQNACESSFEYPKQGFTHKDEEVQQSVSHSDNGSSISLGLLNGNPSYDATAAEEAEFNRLMKKKKAKRMRGFRL, encoded by the coding sequence ATGATAGGTAAGCAGACTAAAGGAACATCGTTCGGTGGCTGTGTCCGATATGTCCTCAAAGAGGAGAAATCCAAACTGTTGGAAGCTATTGGAGTGGAAGGCACACCAGAACAAATGGCAGAGCAATTTGAATTACAATCGTTGCTCAATGATAAGGTAAAGAATATTGTCGGGCACACTTCGCTCAACTTCTCACCGGAAGATTGTGAACGCTTGAAGGCTGATGATGCGTTGATGTTGCAAATCGCCCACGACTACATGAGATTGATGGGTATTCAAAACACGCAATACATCATCGCCCGACATATCGACCGTGAGCATCCGCATTGCCACATCGTTTTCAATCGGGTGGATAATGACGGTAAGACGATTAGCGATAAGAACGACTTCCGCAGGAATGAGAAAGCATGTAAGATGCTAACGGCAAAATACCGATTGCACTTTGCCAACGGGAAAGACCATATCAAGGAGGAACGCTTGCGCCCATACGACCGGGCAAAACATGAGATATACAAAGCATTGAAAGAGGAACTGCCCAAAGTACAAAATTGGACTGACTTGAAGGATGCGCTTGCCGACCGAGACATTTATATGAAATTCAAGGTCAGTCGGACTACACGAGAAATACAGGGAGTCAAGTTTGAGTACAACGGATTTTCCTTCTCTGGTTCAAAAGTCAGCCGGGAGTTCAGCTACTTGAATATCGACAACCGATTGGAACAGAATGCTTGTGAGTCTTCATTTGAATACCCCAAACAAGGATTCACGCATAAAGATGAAGAAGTGCAGCAAAGCGTATCCCATTCCGATAATGGTTCAAGCATCAGTCTTGGTTTGCTAAACGGCAACCCATCCTACGATGCCACTGCCGCAGAAGAAGCAGAGTTCAATCGCTTAATGAAAAAGAAAAAGGCTAAGCGCATGCGAGGCTTTCGTTTATAA
- a CDS encoding MobC family plasmid mobilization relaxosome protein, with protein sequence MEKNHTITLRLSHSQFAWLGALCRRSKQTQSAVIRSLIENGTVCERITQEHIHIIRQLIGESTNLNQLAKQANTYGFFAVAKRCEDIAQRISQLIKQLKDDR encoded by the coding sequence ATGGAAAAGAATCATACGATAACACTTCGGCTGTCACACAGCCAATTCGCATGGCTCGGTGCGCTTTGCAGACGGAGTAAGCAGACACAAAGCGCAGTCATCCGTTCCCTCATTGAGAATGGGACGGTATGTGAACGAATCACACAAGAGCATATCCACATCATCCGTCAATTGATAGGAGAAAGTACCAACCTCAACCAGTTGGCGAAGCAGGCAAACACCTACGGATTTTTTGCCGTTGCCAAAAGATGCGAGGACATAGCGCAGCGTATTAGCCAACTCATAAAGCAACTGAAAGATGATAGGTAA
- a CDS encoding DUF6371 domain-containing protein, with amino-acid sequence MSTHRFILEPYKGVSTRHTCPNCHRKRCFSKYIDTEKQIQFPDYVGRCDHEQKCGYHFTPREYFEQNPSEKEKLSEDNFRSYMPVNAPQPKATSYIDLEIINQSLRGYPSNKLFQFLSTQFGDAETLKLMEKYKVGTSRHWDGATVFWQMDYQNRARTGKIMLYNPETGKRVKEPYNHVTWVHSVLHKGDYNLKQCFFGEHLIPEDKSRPVALVESEKTAIIASYYLPQFLWIASGGKNGCFNANSLSVLAGRSVVLFPDLGATDYWRSKIGLMKSYGIDVQLFDYLEAKATESERKEGYDIADYLLKMRPDEAVLQQMVKRNPNLKTLIETFDLRLVSIQRGIPQPKVSPPKKRGFRL; translated from the coding sequence ATGAGTACACATAGATTCATATTAGAGCCCTACAAAGGTGTCAGCACACGGCATACTTGCCCGAACTGTCACCGTAAAAGATGTTTTTCCAAGTACATCGACACGGAAAAACAAATCCAGTTCCCTGATTACGTTGGTCGTTGCGACCACGAGCAAAAATGTGGTTATCATTTCACGCCTCGTGAATACTTTGAGCAAAACCCATCTGAGAAAGAAAAGTTGTCTGAGGATAACTTTCGGAGCTATATGCCTGTTAATGCCCCCCAGCCGAAAGCTACTTCCTACATTGATTTGGAAATAATCAATCAATCATTACGTGGTTATCCATCCAACAAACTTTTTCAATTTCTATCGACTCAATTCGGAGATGCGGAGACATTGAAGCTGATGGAGAAATACAAAGTCGGTACTTCCAGGCATTGGGATGGTGCAACTGTATTTTGGCAAATGGATTATCAGAATAGAGCCCGTACAGGCAAGATAATGCTTTACAATCCAGAAACGGGCAAACGAGTAAAAGAACCGTACAATCATGTTACATGGGTACACTCCGTACTGCACAAGGGCGATTATAATTTGAAGCAATGCTTCTTCGGTGAACATCTGATTCCAGAAGACAAAAGCCGTCCTGTTGCACTGGTCGAAAGCGAGAAAACCGCTATCATCGCATCCTACTACCTACCTCAATTTTTATGGATTGCGTCTGGTGGAAAGAACGGTTGCTTCAATGCCAACAGCCTATCCGTTCTGGCAGGAAGAAGCGTTGTGTTATTCCCCGATTTGGGAGCGACCGACTATTGGCGAAGCAAAATTGGATTAATGAAAAGCTACGGAATTGATGTGCAACTGTTCGATTATCTGGAAGCCAAAGCAACCGAAAGCGAACGGAAAGAGGGGTACGATATAGCCGATTATCTGTTGAAGATGCGCCCCGATGAAGCCGTACTCCAGCAAATGGTCAAGAGGAATCCAAACTTGAAAACACTGATAGAAACATTCGATTTGAGACTCGTCAGCATACAACGAGGCATCCCTCAACCGAAGGTTTCACCACCAAAGAAAAGAGGATTCAGACTTTGA
- a CDS encoding DUF3987 domain-containing protein, giving the protein MDTYSINPASIIDEAIDLSTRLSGTTFPISIFPTKIQRIIREVHECHNYPTDYIAAAILTAIAVGIGNTHLAQIKQGWQESPILYMALIGRPGANKSHPLSFAMKPFLDYDYRQNQEFEKALAKYDELMSMSRKERAESGGEHFPQEPIRKRFLVSDVTPEGLSLIHAQNKRGLCLWADELSAWFKNFNRYNNGSEEQFWLSVFSAKTTISDCKNAKSSIFIKRPYISVIGTIQKKILNELAKGERSSNGFIDRILFVMPNLQQKARWNDKELPEDIEQEWNTIIDRLIQSECKLNEHGEIEPQILLFSEDAKKRLYEWQHHFSELCDREMNDTIVSIYCKLEIYIIRFCLIIQLARWTCGECDKAYIDLLTVERAIKLTEYFKESALSVQNILNENALNSQQQAIVNLLPPSFTTAQALQIAEHNGMKERTFQRFLNDNIGTLFRKEKHGEYTKINP; this is encoded by the coding sequence ATGGATACATATTCTATTAATCCGGCATCCATCATTGATGAAGCAATTGATTTAAGCACAAGATTGTCTGGTACAACATTCCCTATCAGCATATTCCCAACGAAAATCCAACGCATCATCCGTGAGGTACACGAATGCCATAACTACCCCACCGACTACATTGCCGCAGCCATCCTGACGGCAATAGCAGTCGGTATAGGTAACACGCACCTTGCCCAAATCAAACAAGGTTGGCAGGAAAGCCCTATCCTGTATATGGCATTAATCGGACGACCGGGAGCGAACAAAAGCCATCCGCTCAGTTTTGCGATGAAGCCGTTTCTTGATTATGACTACCGACAAAATCAGGAATTTGAAAAAGCCCTTGCAAAGTACGATGAGTTAATGAGCATGAGCCGCAAGGAACGTGCGGAAAGCGGTGGAGAACATTTTCCTCAAGAGCCTATCCGCAAACGCTTCTTGGTTTCTGACGTAACGCCCGAAGGATTAAGCCTTATTCATGCGCAAAACAAACGTGGATTATGCTTGTGGGCTGATGAATTATCCGCTTGGTTCAAGAACTTCAATCGCTACAACAACGGTTCGGAAGAACAGTTCTGGCTCTCTGTATTCAGTGCCAAGACAACCATATCCGACTGTAAAAATGCGAAGAGTTCCATCTTCATCAAGCGACCGTATATATCGGTCATTGGTACTATCCAAAAGAAAATCTTGAACGAGTTGGCTAAAGGCGAACGCTCCAGCAACGGGTTTATCGACCGCATCCTGTTTGTAATGCCCAATCTGCAACAGAAGGCACGATGGAATGACAAAGAGTTGCCGGAAGATATAGAGCAAGAATGGAATACCATCATTGATAGGCTGATACAATCGGAGTGCAAGCTCAATGAACATGGCGAGATTGAACCGCAAATTCTTCTCTTCTCAGAGGATGCAAAGAAACGGCTTTATGAGTGGCAACACCATTTCTCAGAGTTGTGCGACCGGGAAATGAACGACACCATCGTAAGTATCTATTGCAAATTGGAGATATACATCATCCGCTTTTGTCTGATTATTCAATTGGCACGATGGACTTGCGGAGAGTGCGACAAGGCATATATCGACCTCCTGACTGTGGAGAGAGCCATCAAACTGACGGAATATTTCAAAGAATCCGCATTGAGCGTACAAAATATTCTGAATGAGAATGCCCTCAACAGCCAACAACAGGCGATAGTCAATCTGCTGCCTCCATCCTTTACCACCGCCCAAGCTTTACAGATAGCTGAGCATAACGGAATGAAGGAGCGAACATTTCAACGCTTTCTCAATGACAACATCGGGACATTGTTCCGCAAAGAGAAGCATGGAGAATATACAAAGATTAACCCGTGA
- a CDS encoding helix-turn-helix domain-containing protein, which yields MNKETVTFDKLPEAVGYLTEQVIELKKMVEGLQPQPSDKHVLVEIEDACRIIRKAKPTIYTLVRKGLLPAYKKGKKLYFYEDELLAWIENGRRKTSEQTYEEMLANMQSGVRHKPKSSVQF from the coding sequence ATGAACAAAGAAACAGTAACATTTGATAAGCTGCCTGAAGCGGTAGGTTATCTGACCGAACAGGTCATCGAGTTGAAAAAGATGGTAGAGGGACTCCAGCCACAGCCATCTGACAAACATGTGTTGGTAGAAATTGAAGATGCTTGCCGTATCATCAGAAAAGCCAAGCCTACTATTTATACATTGGTGCGCAAAGGACTACTCCCAGCTTACAAGAAAGGCAAGAAACTCTATTTCTATGAAGACGAACTTCTTGCTTGGATTGAGAACGGACGGAGAAAGACTTCCGAGCAGACATACGAGGAGATGCTTGCCAATATGCAAAGTGGTGTACGTCATAAGCCCAAATCATCAGTGCAATTTTAA
- a CDS encoding mobilization protein yields MEQNKIEHITLHLIVFSTIFIIGALARQTVLHYGWDEFSGYLIFVICSIIMGAIYFNLQMVFCQILSPTIEKYFMKFECYRNKAVLVETPIEHHALIESIINTELIVSEPEIGSDTTSDTTEEVSMPPLPESNEEDKAELPKEEAPPSTINNTPIEESNQPSEYEILRANAMAEKERASQEKLDKVIAYTKRTLVSYLDETGLNRLCRYVTEYYLSDSLPKTEPIKVDSQLRTIDIMHFGWNIGKAFGKPRLQTATFIKRVFAHTLRDSEISTIERKMSHTESECKIKLNKKIA; encoded by the coding sequence ATGGAGCAGAATAAGATAGAACATATTACCTTACATCTGATTGTTTTCAGTACAATCTTCATCATTGGGGCTTTAGCCCGTCAAACCGTATTACACTATGGTTGGGACGAATTTAGCGGCTACCTTATTTTCGTGATATGCTCCATTATTATGGGAGCTATCTACTTCAATCTGCAAATGGTGTTCTGTCAAATTCTTTCACCTACAATAGAAAAGTATTTTATGAAATTTGAGTGCTACCGCAATAAGGCAGTGTTGGTTGAAACTCCAATAGAGCACCACGCACTTATTGAAAGTATCATAAATACAGAACTTATCGTTTCTGAACCTGAAATAGGAAGCGACACTACATCTGACACAACAGAAGAAGTTTCAATGCCTCCGCTTCCTGAATCCAATGAAGAAGACAAGGCGGAGCTTCCAAAGGAAGAAGCCCCACCTTCCACTATTAATAATACCCCTATTGAAGAATCCAATCAACCATCAGAATACGAGATACTTCGTGCCAATGCAATGGCTGAAAAAGAGCGTGCCTCACAAGAAAAACTTGATAAGGTTATTGCATACACGAAACGAACTTTAGTTTCCTATCTTGACGAAACAGGACTTAATCGCTTATGCAGATATGTGACAGAGTATTACCTATCAGACTCTCTGCCTAAAACCGAACCAATAAAGGTTGATTCTCAATTAAGGACTATTGACATCATGCACTTTGGCTGGAATATCGGTAAAGCTTTCGGTAAACCACGTTTGCAGACTGCGACATTTATAAAAAGGGTATTTGCCCATACTCTCCGTGATTCGGAAATATCTACTATCGAGCGCAAAATGTCGCACACGGAATCAGAATGCAAGATTAAATTGAATAAAAAAATCGCATGA
- a CDS encoding lipofamily protein, with product MKRGIITNDGQGIHISDGEIWMTAWEIADLFYTTAGAIHAAINRILKTNILRNYKVCQYIKLGNGNSADVYNLDMVIALSYQIDTGHSAAFRKLVANKVQSSQKDNVSFFVHLGGKFYC from the coding sequence ATGAAACGAGGAATCATAACCAACGATGGACAAGGCATCCATATCTCCGATGGTGAAATATGGATGACCGCTTGGGAAATTGCCGACTTGTTTTATACAACGGCTGGAGCTATCCACGCAGCTATCAATAGAATCCTGAAAACCAATATTTTGAGGAACTATAAAGTGTGTCAGTACATCAAATTGGGAAATGGGAACAGTGCCGATGTGTATAATCTCGATATGGTTATAGCCCTATCTTATCAGATAGACACCGGACATTCCGCAGCATTCAGGAAATTGGTAGCAAATAAAGTCCAATCCTCACAAAAGGATAACGTATCATTCTTTGTCCATTTAGGAGGTAAGTTCTATTGTTAA
- a CDS encoding site-specific integrase, which produces MSHTCTKVTVRQRAIRNNRISLYLDYYPAVRNPETMQMSRREYLGIYIYAHPKNEMEREFNNDMLNKAEAIRCIRVQSLINEEFGFLDKTKQKADFLAYFKKMCRNKDQKWQFVYQHFYNFVKGQCTFGEVNVDLCKKFREYLLNAKQLKHSNRPVSLNSASGYYSTFRGLLKIAYRDKWLRENINDYLDKIEPQNVKKEYLTLDEVKQLAATPCDIPVLKAASLFACLTGLRISDILNLQWEDFTIAPDQGYCLRIRTQKTQTEATLPISYEAYELCGTPDTGKVFKGLKRSMINYPLKNWLKKAGITKSITFHCFRHSYAVIQISLGTDIYTVSKMLTHKNVSTTQIYADLVNSKKRETANKISLK; this is translated from the coding sequence ATGTCACACACATGTACAAAAGTAACAGTTCGTCAGAGAGCGATTCGGAACAATCGTATCTCCTTGTATCTGGATTATTATCCGGCAGTCCGTAACCCCGAAACGATGCAGATGAGCCGCAGGGAATACCTTGGCATTTACATCTATGCCCATCCGAAGAACGAGATGGAACGGGAGTTCAACAACGACATGTTAAACAAGGCAGAGGCTATCCGTTGTATCAGAGTGCAATCGCTCATCAATGAAGAGTTTGGCTTCTTGGATAAAACCAAACAGAAAGCCGACTTCCTTGCCTACTTCAAAAAAATGTGCCGAAACAAAGACCAAAAATGGCAATTCGTCTATCAGCATTTCTACAACTTCGTCAAAGGTCAATGCACTTTTGGCGAAGTGAATGTAGATTTATGTAAGAAGTTCCGTGAATACTTGCTAAATGCCAAGCAACTCAAACACAGCAACCGCCCTGTATCCCTCAATTCGGCATCCGGCTACTATTCTACTTTCAGAGGATTATTAAAGATTGCCTATCGAGACAAATGGCTTCGAGAGAATATCAATGATTACCTTGATAAGATTGAACCGCAAAATGTAAAGAAAGAGTATCTGACACTGGACGAAGTGAAACAACTTGCCGCTACGCCTTGCGACATTCCCGTTCTGAAAGCAGCCTCTTTATTCGCTTGTTTGACAGGCTTACGCATCAGCGACATTCTCAACCTACAATGGGAAGATTTTACTATCGCCCCCGACCAAGGCTATTGCTTGCGTATCAGAACACAGAAAACCCAAACGGAAGCAACCCTCCCTATCAGTTACGAAGCCTACGAACTATGCGGTACGCCCGACACAGGCAAAGTATTCAAAGGGTTGAAGCGGAGCATGATTAACTACCCACTTAAAAACTGGCTCAAAAAAGCCGGAATAACGAAGTCGATAACCTTCCATTGCTTTAGGCACTCCTACGCAGTTATTCAAATTTCCTTAGGTACAGACATTTACACAGTATCAAAGATGCTGACGCATAAGAACGTGTCCACCACTCAAATATATGCTGATTTGGTTAATTCCAAGAAACGAGAAACAGCCAATAAAATATCACTCAAATAA
- a CDS encoding helix-turn-helix domain-containing protein has protein sequence MATSKMKIKKVCEWCGTTFYAQKLTTRSCSHRCSNLAYKEAVRQKRIQEVETKVQSVISEQPISDFKDKEYLSFKETAILLGLSKQAIYKMVYARKLQAFRISSRLSFIRKEDIDRMLEARPYEQRQPKDTIPITDFYTTAEVKEKYHINESWIFAVAKKNNIPRTFNRGKTYWSKKHIDAYFAKKAPNPDITEWYSTQEMQDKFGMTLSAIYCFVSKNAIPKKKEGIMVYYSKKHVDIAKGVAAPEEPQYYTVAEAMEKFNLTRDQLYHYTKYHNIPKVKKGKYTLISKPELDRLLEAPKIE, from the coding sequence ATGGCAACGAGTAAAATGAAAATCAAAAAGGTATGTGAATGGTGTGGCACAACATTCTATGCTCAGAAACTAACGACACGTTCTTGTTCTCATCGATGTAGTAATCTTGCATACAAGGAAGCTGTTCGGCAAAAGAGAATACAAGAAGTAGAAACCAAAGTCCAATCGGTCATCAGTGAACAACCAATATCTGATTTTAAGGACAAAGAATATCTGTCATTCAAAGAGACTGCAATTTTATTAGGGCTAAGTAAACAAGCTATCTATAAAATGGTGTATGCTAGAAAGCTGCAAGCATTCCGCATTAGTAGCAGATTGTCATTTATCCGCAAAGAAGATATTGACCGAATGTTAGAAGCTCGTCCTTATGAACAGCGACAGCCTAAAGACACCATTCCTATCACCGACTTCTACACCACCGCTGAAGTCAAAGAGAAATATCATATAAATGAGTCATGGATATTTGCGGTAGCCAAGAAAAACAACATCCCCCGTACTTTCAATCGTGGCAAGACCTACTGGAGCAAAAAACATATAGACGCTTACTTTGCCAAGAAAGCCCCGAATCCTGATATTACCGAATGGTATAGCACACAAGAAATGCAGGATAAATTCGGTATGACCTTATCCGCTATCTACTGTTTCGTTTCCAAGAATGCCATTCCTAAGAAGAAAGAAGGCATCATGGTGTACTATTCCAAGAAGCATGTTGATATAGCCAAAGGTGTAGCCGCACCCGAAGAACCGCAATATTATACGGTAGCCGAAGCAATGGAGAAATTCAATCTCACCCGTGACCAACTCTATCACTATACGAAGTATCATAACATCCCCAAGGTGAAGAAAGGCAAATACACGCTTATCTCCAAACCCGAATTGGACAGATTACTTGAAGCTCCCAAGATAGAATAA
- the mnmE gene encoding tRNA uridine-5-carboxymethylaminomethyl(34) synthesis GTPase MnmE, with protein sequence MNQDTICAIATAQGGAIGSIRVSGPEAISITGSIFKPAKAGKLLSEQKPYTLIFGRIYDGDEIIDEVLVSLFRAPHSYTGEDSTEITCHGSAYILQQVMQLLIKNGCRMARPGEYTQRAFLNGKMDLSQAEAVADLIASSSAATHRLAMSQMRGGFSKELTDLRNKLLNFTSMIELELDFSEEDVEFADRSALRKLAEEIEQVISRLAHSFSVGNAIKNGVPVAIIGETNAGKSTLLNVLLNEDKAIVSDIHGTTRDVIEDTVNIGGITFRFIDTAGIRETNDTIESLGIERTFQKLGQAEIVLWMVDAVNAASQIEQLSRKIIPRCEGKHLIVVFNKADLIEGKQKEDLLSLLKDFPQESTESIFISAKQRENINELQKMLINAAHLPTVTQNDIIVTNVRHYEALNKALEAIHRVQNGLDSQISGDFLSQDIRECIFFISDIAGEVTNDMVLHNIFQHFCIGK encoded by the coding sequence ATGAATCAAGACACTATCTGCGCTATCGCTACCGCTCAAGGCGGTGCTATCGGAAGCATCCGCGTTTCCGGTCCGGAAGCTATTTCTATCACCGGCAGCATCTTCAAGCCTGCCAAGGCGGGCAAATTATTGAGCGAACAGAAGCCATATACTTTGATATTCGGACGTATTTATGACGGAGACGAGATTATTGACGAAGTACTCGTCAGCCTTTTTCGCGCTCCTCATTCATATACGGGAGAAGACAGTACGGAAATCACGTGTCATGGTTCTGCTTATATTCTTCAACAGGTGATGCAGTTGCTTATTAAAAATGGTTGCCGCATGGCCCGACCGGGAGAATATACGCAACGTGCTTTCCTCAATGGAAAGATGGATTTAAGCCAGGCAGAAGCTGTGGCGGACTTGATTGCTTCCTCGTCTGCCGCTACCCACCGATTGGCAATGAGCCAGATGCGGGGCGGGTTCAGTAAAGAGCTGACAGATCTACGCAACAAGTTGTTGAACTTCACCTCCATGATTGAGCTGGAATTGGATTTCAGCGAAGAGGATGTTGAATTTGCCGATCGTTCGGCATTAAGGAAGTTGGCAGAAGAAATTGAACAGGTCATTTCTCGGTTGGCTCATTCATTCAGTGTCGGCAATGCCATTAAAAATGGTGTTCCCGTAGCTATCATCGGTGAAACGAATGCTGGAAAATCAACTTTACTGAATGTATTATTGAATGAGGATAAAGCCATTGTCAGTGATATCCACGGGACAACGCGTGATGTGATCGAAGATACTGTCAACATCGGAGGAATCACTTTCCGGTTCATCGATACTGCCGGAATCCGGGAAACCAATGACACGATTGAAAGCTTGGGCATTGAGCGTACTTTTCAGAAGTTGGGTCAGGCAGAGATTGTTCTTTGGATGGTAGATGCTGTGAATGCCGCCTCTCAAATTGAACAGTTATCCAGAAAGATAATTCCACGCTGTGAAGGAAAACATTTGATTGTTGTATTCAATAAAGCTGATTTGATTGAAGGCAAACAGAAAGAGGATTTATTATCTTTATTAAAAGACTTCCCCCAAGAATCTACGGAATCTATTTTCATTTCGGCCAAACAACGGGAGAATATAAATGAGCTGCAAAAAATGCTTATTAATGCTGCACACTTACCCACAGTGACACAGAATGATATTATTGTGACAAATGTAAGACATTACGAAGCTTTAAACAAAGCTTTAGAAGCTATTCATCGAGTACAAAACGGACTTGATTCGCAGATTTCTGGAGATTTCCTTTCACAAGACATACGAGAGTGTATCTTCTTCATTTCGGACATAGCGGGTGAGGTTACGAATGATATGGTACTTCATAATATTTTTCAACATTTTTGCATCGGAAAGTAA